In the genome of Pagrus major chromosome 17, Pma_NU_1.0, the window CAGCCGGAGGGTGGATCCAGTGGGCACAAGTGCAGCGAGAGGACCCTTTCGCCATGACCGAGAAGAAGTGCTGATTTGGGGGGATTTGAGTCGAGCTGCTTTTGAATCGTGGCCCTTCGTTAGTTGGCAATGCGCACACACCCCCTTCCTCTCAGCACCGTGCATCACATGCCGCCTGGTGAATCTGCCAAACAGAGCATCCTGTCGTGGAGAAAGGCTTGGATATGATTGTTTTTCTCCTGTCAAGAGTCACAGGCAGTGAATCCCGAGGATGCTCTTGTACCTTCCTCTGGTGCTCTTCAGATCAAGGGGTGGCTTTGTTTTGGATCACAGGCACCTCTCACACCACAATTTAACAGCGGAGAATACATTTGTCACCAGTGACCTCAATTTCTGCTTGCGATTAATTAATCGGCGCCAATTTTGTTTACAGATAATTCTTCAATTGAGACTAATTAAAAGGTGCAACGTAGTTCAGGAAAAGGAATCCATCAGTTGCCCCTTGAACCCCCGTGGCACGGACATGTCTATTAGCTTAATACCAAGCAATGGCCCCAAAAGGCATTTTCAGATTTTGGGCATGAGAGTATCACTATCCTACTGTCTGTACCACTGGTCACTGGGAAGGAAGTGTTCCTGAGCAAAGTGGGCCTATTTGGTCGCATTAGAGAGAAATTTGTCTTCAACTTAAGGTGTTTTGATACCTGCAGCTGTGATTTTCAAATAGGTAATGTAATGATGTGctgtgtgatgtgctgtgaagcACCTGCAGTCTGGTAAGATGAGCTCAGGTCTGTTCAGTACATAGATAAATTGATAGATAGATGGGTGTCTGATGATTCTTGCTCGTCCAAGAAGATGCACCGGCCTCTTTAAGAAACGGTCGAGACAGGAAAGGCACGTTTAAGTCGTCAATAAATATCTTAATGAGGAAGCTGCATGAGATTCTGAATGAAAGCTGACCCTCGTAATGCTCGATGCATTCTTCATGAGGTGTAATATAAACAGAATTGCTGTGTCTTTTCTTACCACGTTCCTCTTGACCTCGGACGCATCTGACAGCCCCCTGAAACAATCACTGATTTACTGTACGTCCTGTTCTGTCCCATTACAGTGTTGGATTCATTTGTCATGATATAACGTCAACCTGCACCCTCTCACATTAAGACTCTGCCTTAAAAGCGCTTTATAGATTAAACTATTACACACTGATCAGAAACAGGGCAGATGTTGAGCCATAAATGGTCCAAAAACGAAGCACATGTGGGTTGACTGTATTGTCTCGTAAGTTCAAGGAGAGGTCAGAGAGTGACTGCTCGCCTGCATAGAGTAATGCATGTGCTGTTGCTCTCAGTCCTCCAAAACAGCCAATTCTCAATGGTCAATACCTGAGCACTATTCATGTATCTCTTTGTAAGGTGTGTCTGATTTAGAGCTAATGAATAAGTTCACTGAAGAGGTGCCCTAATGCTTAGGCGCTGGAAACCTCATAAATCATGATAATTACTCCTGCCAGTAAAAAGCTGCAACATATTAAGCTAAATTGGTCATAACCGGTGAACAAATCTGACTTTACACAGAACAAAGGCAACTTGAGGACGTTAGCTAAGTGCGCTCACATTTATAACCTTTGCACTTGATTCTTGAGTCACAAACGTGAACCGATGTATCATATTTactcattttgaaatgtatgtTTGGTGTCTCTGCAGGTTGCAAGATCAAAGCCCTGCGGGCCAAGACCAACACCTACATCAAAACCCCCGTTAGAGGAGAGGAGCCTGTGTTCTTAATCACTGGCCGGAAGGAGGATGTTGCACTGGCCCGCCGTGAAATCATCTCTGCTGCTGAGCACTTCTCCATGCTCCGGGCATCCCGCAACAAGCTGGGAGTGTCCTTTAGCGGCTCCCCGCCCACACCTTTGCCAGGTCAGACCACCATTCAGGTGAGAGTGCCATACCGTGTCGTGGGGCTGGTTGTGGGGCCTAAAGGATCCACCATCAAACGCATCCAGCAGCAAACCTGCACTTACATCGTCACTCCCAGTCGAGACCGCGACCCCGTCTTTGAAATCACGGGGTCACCGAGCAACGCCGAGCGGGCCCGCGAGGAGATCGAAGCACACATCGCCTTCCGAACAGGAGGCCTGCATGACCACAATAATGAGAACGACTGTCTGGGGCCGAATGGTGGAAGCAGCCCAGCGGGCAGCAGCGGTGGTCTGGAGAGCCGACTACAGCAGGTGTGGGGGCTGCAGGGGGGCCAGCGCAAGCCTCTCACCAGCAGCTACCGCCAGAACTTCTCAGATGCCATGgttggagggggagggggaggaggaagtgagggaggGGGAATCTACAACAAGGGCAACTTCTCCAGCTCTGGAGAGAAGCCTTGCTCTTATTTTGGATCAGAGGGTACCCAGAGCTGGGGCGACCCTGACTACCCCAAACAGGTGGCCTTCTACGCCCAGCAGCGTTCCAAGAGCTTTGGAGGCCTCCCGCTCCCCCTGACCAGACTCTCCCCTGGTTTACCCGAGCCCTGCGGAGGTGGAAGCACCAACAACTCTTCAGTCACCAGCATCGTGCCCGTAGCCGGCTCACCTCATGCCCAGGCCCGCCGCGCCCACAGTGAGCCCACCTCAGCCGGCGAGGGTTTCCCAGGCCGTCTGCCAGTGCCGGACTCGCCACCGGCCACTGTGCGGGACTGCATGACCTGCTTTGAAAGCAAAGTGACGGCTGCCTTGGTGCCCTGTGGCCATAACCTCTTCTGCATGGAGTGTGCCATCCGAATCTGTGAGCTCAACCACCCGGAGTGCCCAGTGTGCCACACCCAGGTCACACAGGCCATCCGAATATTCTCTTAAGGAACCACATCAGTTTTTATCATTagttttgtcagtgtttgttcaataattatttactgttattatgattattattataatacacatttttgtttttcagaaaatttaaaaacaatcaagCAGATATTTTAGAAGGCACTGCTTGCTTTACTAAAAAGTATAagaaatatttttaagtttttcttttatatatatatatgcatatatattttataaaagttttgtttataAGAGAAGTATAGTACCttgcattttcagttttttgactgctgctgtttttcattcatGAATCACAGTGTAGGCAGAGGTAGACAgtaatgtgaacattttattattcaaattttttattttaccatgAAGTGGGTTTATATGGAAGGAAGAAGATGATTGTTGAGGTACCCAATCTGCACCTGACTGACCTTGAAAGTCAATGTTGTTATTAGAAGGAAAAAATAGAATTGTCATTGCACCTTACAATCATCTTGGTCTAAAATAGGATTTTCAATCATACCATGAAATTTTGGGAGCAGATGTGAAGGTGAATTCAGCCTTTTCAGTTTTACTGTGATTGTGGTTTGATGTAATTGGTCCAAAATAATAGATATTAATTtcagcaaaatgaaaatgtgaagagATTAGTTCTAGTCAAAGCCTTGTAAActttacaagaaaacaaaagaaatcccCTTATTTCATTCTCATACCTTAAAGTCTTATAAACCAGATTAGTCCCAAAAAGGGAGAGGACATTACGTCATTTATTTAGAGTAATTGGTTACATTTTATTGGTATCATTATTCACAGAGATAGATGAAAGTTGTATAAAGTATCAGtgattttttctttccactagcCATTGATTACACTTTGGTCACTGCAGTTTGTTGAAAAGATTCGTAAATGCTTGCTCCTCGTGGCACTTGAAAAGCATGTGGTTCCTCGGTTGGCTTAAAGCACTGATTTAATTTGTGAGGCCGAAAGCCTTGGAATTCATCCAGTTGGCTAGTTCTCGATATCTGTCTCCCCAGTGGACTTGTTTCAAAGCCACCTTAACCGCGCTTTATTGTCTTGTGTGGTCATTTGGCCACAGTCGCTGAACGATATAGGACGCAGCAAGAGCTCCAGTCAACAAGCTTTTCTCTGAGGTGTGCACTGTAAATAAAGAGCAGAATTAGTGCTAGGACAGAAGCCgagtaaaactgtaaaatgttccCTGAATCAGCAGCAGACTCAGATTTGAATAGTTGACACTGTAAAAGTCCCAAATCAGTAATCCTTACTCCACGTCCCCAATTCTAACGGCATTATGTGTGAGCTCCGAGGGGCCAGCTGTCTCCCCTGTAATTAGCAAAGCTGTACAGGAGCAGGTGTTTCATGGCACACTGCGGCGGTGACCCCGAGTTGGAGGTCTCGCCTAGccccctttctttctctcttttctttggcTTTTATGTCTCCCCCTGCTTACAGTTCGATCGTTTGCTTTCCAAGGCCTCTCTGAGTGGGGCGTATTGTCTGGGCCCGGTGGCGGCGTGGGCTGCAGAGCGCTCGGACACGGCCTGGTTCTACTCATTCATAATTAGGCAAATGGGTTGGTCCAGGTGCGGACCGTGTGGGGACTCTGGAGCTGTATGAGGGGTAGGACAGGGTCCCGCAGAGAGCCCCTTACTGCCCCACCCTACTGTTACAGGCACAGAGGGGGCTGGATGGTCTGGATGCAGCTGGGCGAATAAGACCCCCTCCTTCCACTCCCTCTTGCCCCTTCTCCCCccccctttttcctctccttttctgCTGCTCTGAGCTATCCCTACTGGGGAGAGGGGGCCTCTTTTgtcccaaaacacacacacacacacacaaaatttgAAAGACACTAGCTGAATTTGGCAGGGCCTGTGAAATGAGGGGAGGCTCAGGAGCAAAATAAATTATCTACAGTTATCAGGAGATAGAGCAGTTACCTGTTTTCAATGTTAATGTCACACTATCTGAAGTATACCCTTTGCAAATGATGAAAACGTACGTGCTCacctataaaaaataaaaaaaagattgcgTGATCGTATCACGCGGGGTGCAGCATTAACTCCCCCTCCGCTCCCCAACTGCACCGCCCTGAAATTTGTATGGGGTCCTGTTTGTGTGACAGCGCCGGTGCAGATCGTGTCAGCTCGCTACTGTATGGGACATCCTGCAGCTGCCCCTTCACTATGGACACCCGGGCTTCAGCCAATGGCAGCCCCCCTCTGCTTTGAGCTTCCAGAATGAAATCAGACAATTGTAATTGACAGGAAAGCAGAGGAAACGCCCCATTTAACCAGCACTCATGCTGAATCAAATTACACACCCTCTGCGTCTGCCTTAGCCCCAGCCTGGGGATTTCAGAGGGCTAGAGGAGAGCGAATGGGGGTAGGGATTAAAGCTGTTGAAtgatgggggggtgggggggtcatTTTggctggagaaagagagaagtatgctcccaaaaaaaaaataaaataatgcaaCCTTGCTGCATTTTTATTGATCATTCAAGTCTTGCAGCgagttttgtgttgttgtcacaTGTGGGCCAGTAGTGTCGACAGGGAACACCGGTGATTCAGCGGGCTtctcctgtgttgtgctggaaaaCAATTCAACTCGGCTTctgtctggaaaaaaaattaacaattaCAGATTGTGTCTTCTGGGACACAAAGGCCCCtccttttacaaaaaaaacccagcagaCCACTCGCATTACGTGTGGACTGCAGGGAAAGCACTGTACTTGCGAAAAGTACCCTGAAATCTATCAGATGTAGAAATAAAGaatagttgtgtttttatggacGGAGACATTGCACAGTGGTTTGGCTTAAGCTTTTGACGTCAAATTCAAGGCAGTACGACACTGCTCTTTGAACTtagtatttttgttattttgttttctgccttaacattttttattaagatATTGCCATTATTTTTGGCATACAAGGTAGCAACTTTGGCCTTTTGATAGTACCGCCCCCTAAAACGACCTTTAAAGTACTTATTTTTGGAGAAAAAGAATGTGAATCAAACTGCTTGGGTGGGGAGTAGAGGGATTCAGGAAATTAGGCTCTTAAAACACTTTACTTAAACATATAAAGTAGAGCaccttattttaaaaaaacacgcGCATTTCAATAATACCAAACCGACCACTGATGGTGAAATACATTTCCTAGAATTTGAAAGACATGCACATAAGGATTCCCtatcatttttttgtattatggTGGTTCTTGTTCTTCTTATACTAAAGTAGTACTAGTGGTAATTTGGGAGACCTCTCATCCATTTAGTCAATGCTGATGACTTGGTTGAGTTTTGCACTGGTTTAATGAAGAGAGGGCTTATTGGAGATTCTCCCTGTTTAGACGCTGTATAAGTTAATGAGTATTGTACTTTATGGGAAAGCACTCTGAGCATCtatgtaaatacagtatgtgtatcgGTTACGAAACATCCAGACAAGGGCCCGCTTAAAGTGaggttttgattatttttacaaGCTGAAGGTGTCATTGTCAATGTTTTAGCATATGGAATTCAAAATGAGTTTTTAGGGAGAGTAAATCTTTTATATATGCGCCCCATCATCCTTTTTGACTATAATAGTATATTAGATAGATCCATACATTTAAGAAATATTATTTAAACTGATTAACTTAGTATTTCATCCAAATATATAGATAAGAAATTAACCAGACACTACTATAAACTGTAATAATGAATATCCTTTATGAAGCCGCTGATGTATAAATCCAATCTCAAATAAAAACTCGAAAGAATCCTTTGTGTAATAACCTAACCCCTAATGAATAAATCAGTTTCTATGTATATTAGGACGAAAAGCAATAATAGGACTATACTGGGACAATAAACAGAGGAGCCTGCTTAGTCAGTTCTTTAAATAATATTCTATTCAGAAATTGACCTTGATTATTAGGATAATACCGCTGCATTTCTGTCTCACATCTGCTTAAAATTCATTATGGATTCATGCCAGTGTAGAAACAGAGATATAATTAATTAGTAACAGTTTCAGGATAAGTAATTGTTCTTGTTGCGTTCATCAGGGTCTCAGTCGTTTGATTGCTTAATTTCCTTTTTACGTTGAATATCAATCAGATCACAGGGTGGGTCAGGACAAACTTAAGGATTCCTTCTCCTGAGTAGCACTGAAATGATGAAACTGCAAATTCTGTGACTCACTGCGCTGTAAAAGTGATCCCTCGAGtgtcaacaaacaacaagaCCAGAGCGTAAGCACCACGGCCTGTCCTGTTTGTTAAAAAGCAGCAGCTGGTGGTGACTTTACTTATGATAGACTCATGTCTTGAAGGCTTTGGTCAGAACCATACCCACAGCAGTGAGAAGTAGA includes:
- the mex3a gene encoding RNA-binding protein MEX3A produces the protein MPSLLVLAGIMEKNGGYGGDLAGSGFGSEGLLVPPDEEEDDSRALRVALGQLSLLGLGEGEDGGGAPTTGVQDRSNNNNNHHNHTNSVGGGGDTAILQGKSKLCALYESSSSETKGRGCNITECVPVPSSEHVAEIVGRQGCKIKALRAKTNTYIKTPVRGEEPVFLITGRKEDVALARREIISAAEHFSMLRASRNKLGVSFSGSPPTPLPGQTTIQVRVPYRVVGLVVGPKGSTIKRIQQQTCTYIVTPSRDRDPVFEITGSPSNAERAREEIEAHIAFRTGGLHDHNNENDCLGPNGGSSPAGSSGGLESRLQQVWGLQGGQRKPLTSSYRQNFSDAMVGGGGGGGSEGGGIYNKGNFSSSGEKPCSYFGSEGTQSWGDPDYPKQVAFYAQQRSKSFGGLPLPLTRLSPGLPEPCGGGSTNNSSVTSIVPVAGSPHAQARRAHSEPTSAGEGFPGRLPVPDSPPATVRDCMTCFESKVTAALVPCGHNLFCMECAIRICELNHPECPVCHTQVTQAIRIFS